The genomic window TTTAAAATATATCATACCCGTTTTTTTAACTGTTATCGCAGGAATGTTCATTTCCTGTGAGCAGTTGAAAAACTCAAAATACATCACCATTGGCATGGTAGATGGCTGGGCGGAAGATGTTGCGATGACGCACGTTGCCAAAGCCATCCTCGATGAGCAGGGCTATCATGTCATCATCCAGAAAGCCTCTACCGATATGATCCTGGCTTCAATGAACAATGAAGACACCGATCTTTTCATGGGCGTCTGGCTGCCTTACACCCATGCCTCGAAAGTCAACCGCTTCCCAGATCTGAAAGCGCTCGGAACGAATTACGATGCCGGCCGGATCGGTCTCGTGGTGCCTGATTATATTCCTGTTAACTCAATAGCGGAATTGAAGCAATACGAAGACCGGTTCAATCACCGGATCATCGGTATTGAAAAAGGAGCCGGGCTCACGACCGCTGCCGACAAAGCAATCAGGAACTATCAGCTGGACTACCACCAGGTAAATTCTTCCACGATCGCCATGATTACCGAGCTTCAGAATGCGATCCGCCAAAAACAATGGATCGTTGTCGCGGGATGGCAGCCGCATTGGATGTTCGGGAAAATGAAGCTGAAATTTCTCGAAGATCCCAAGAGAACATTTGGCGAGGCAGAGCAGATCAAAACCTACAGCCGGAAAAGCTTCGCCAAAGACCATCCGGAACTGGCAGAATTCTTTTCCAACATGCATTATACCGAGGCAGATA from Chryseobacterium sp. SORGH_AS_0447 includes these protein-coding regions:
- a CDS encoding glycine betaine ABC transporter substrate-binding protein, encoding MKHLKYIIPVFLTVIAGMFISCEQLKNSKYITIGMVDGWAEDVAMTHVAKAILDEQGYHVIIQKASTDMILASMNNEDTDLFMGVWLPYTHASKVNRFPDLKALGTNYDAGRIGLVVPDYIPVNSIAELKQYEDRFNHRIIGIEKGAGLTTAADKAIRNYQLDYHQVNSSTIAMITELQNAIRQKQWIVVAGWQPHWMFGKMKLKFLEDPKRTFGEAEQIKTYSRKSFAKDHPELAEFFSNMHYTEADMTDLLTKMEYSRDKEKTAKQWVQTHPTLVSSWLNKK